From Gemmatimonadaceae bacterium, a single genomic window includes:
- the xerC gene encoding tyrosine recombinase XerC, whose product MSDEAVSDEAERPLPTEIAEFLTHLEKERDLSPNTVQAYRRDLKEFAVWLAQTYGVAGWDWNELTRTSIRGYMAHLTRRGLAKRSIARQLSAVRSFYRWMHRDERVEVNPARAVGSPRLPRTLPAYLDRTQAETLIQHAETRAQSLEFSDVRNLAMLELFYSSGLRLSEMRGIDLGDLDLVSQQVKVRGKGRKERIVPLGDHAQRALRNYLSKRDALLAKLGGVKAGRVARGAVFLSERGARISPRAIQHAMVGLMSAVSEGADLTTHSLRHTFATHLVDAGADLRAVQELLGHASISTTQIYTHTSVERLKKVYRQAHPRA is encoded by the coding sequence GTGAGCGACGAGGCGGTGAGCGACGAGGCGGAGCGCCCGCTGCCGACCGAGATTGCGGAGTTTCTGACGCATCTCGAAAAGGAGCGCGACCTCTCGCCCAACACGGTGCAGGCGTATCGCCGCGACCTCAAGGAGTTTGCCGTCTGGCTCGCGCAGACGTATGGCGTCGCGGGGTGGGACTGGAACGAACTCACCCGCACGAGCATCCGCGGCTACATGGCGCATCTCACGCGCCGCGGTCTCGCCAAGCGCTCCATTGCGCGCCAGCTCTCGGCGGTGCGGAGCTTCTATCGCTGGATGCATCGCGATGAACGCGTCGAGGTGAACCCCGCGCGCGCGGTGGGCTCACCGCGGCTCCCGCGCACGCTGCCGGCCTATCTCGATCGCACGCAAGCCGAGACGCTCATTCAGCACGCCGAGACGCGCGCCCAGAGCCTCGAGTTCAGCGACGTGCGCAACCTCGCGATGCTCGAGCTGTTCTACTCGAGCGGTCTCCGCCTGTCGGAGATGCGTGGCATCGACCTGGGCGACCTGGATCTGGTGTCGCAGCAGGTCAAAGTGCGCGGCAAGGGGCGCAAGGAACGCATCGTGCCGCTCGGCGATCATGCGCAGCGCGCCCTGCGGAACTACCTGAGCAAGCGCGATGCGCTGCTCGCCAAGCTTGGCGGCGTGAAGGCCGGCCGCGTGGCGCGCGGCGCGGTGTTCCTGAGCGAGCGCGGCGCGCGCATCAGCCCACGCGCCATTCAGCACGCCATGGTCGGGCTCATGAGCGCCGTGAGCGAAGGGGCCGACCTCACGACTCACTCGCTGCGCCACACCTTCGCCACCCATCTGGTGGACGCCGGCGCCGATCTGCGCGCGGTGCAGGAGCTCCTGGGGCATGCCTCGATCAGCACGACGCAGATCTACACCCACACGAGCGTCGAGCGCCTCAAGAAGGTGTACCGGCAGGCGCATCCGCGGGCGTAG
- the trmFO gene encoding methylenetetrahydrofolate--tRNA-(uracil(54)-C(5))-methyltransferase (FADH(2)-oxidizing) TrmFO gives MTSVTPIHVVGGGLAGSEAAWQLAERGHDVVIHEMRPVRTTAAHRTERLGELVCSNTFKSTETSNAHGLLKAEMRALGSLILTCADEARVPGGSALTVDREIFSQAVHDRIHAHPRITVSRDEVTTVPEVGIIATGPLTSDALAEAIRARLGVESLAFYDAIAPVVSVESIDQAIAFRASRWGKETMDGAGEEGAFLNCPFTKDEYEAFIDALTTADQFTAHEFDSVPYFEGCMPVEEMARRGRESLRFGPMKPIGLRDPRSDRKPWAVAQLRMEDRGGRMWNLVGFQTRLRIPEQARVFRMIPGLAEAEFLRFGSIHRNSYVNAPAALSPHLSLRDARTTLFAGQITGVEGYTESSATGLLAGINLSRMLRGEDPVVPPPATMLGALYRYLREADPKHFQPMNANFGLLDELEGVEPRVLKDKTRKRELFAERALAALAAWRAEHALDAVAVG, from the coding sequence GTGACCTCGGTGACACCGATTCATGTGGTTGGGGGCGGTCTCGCCGGGAGCGAGGCCGCCTGGCAGCTCGCGGAGCGCGGCCACGACGTGGTCATCCACGAGATGCGTCCCGTGCGGACCACGGCGGCCCATCGCACTGAGCGACTGGGTGAGCTCGTCTGCTCGAACACGTTCAAGAGCACCGAGACCTCGAACGCCCACGGGTTGCTGAAAGCCGAGATGCGGGCGTTGGGGTCGCTCATTCTGACCTGTGCCGATGAGGCGCGGGTACCGGGCGGTAGTGCGCTCACCGTGGATCGCGAGATCTTTTCGCAGGCGGTGCATGATCGGATCCATGCGCACCCGCGCATCACGGTCTCGCGCGACGAGGTCACGACGGTCCCCGAGGTCGGTATCATTGCGACCGGTCCGCTGACCAGCGATGCGCTGGCCGAGGCCATTCGGGCGCGCTTGGGTGTGGAATCGCTGGCGTTCTACGATGCGATCGCGCCCGTGGTGAGTGTCGAGTCCATCGATCAGGCGATCGCCTTCCGCGCGTCGCGCTGGGGCAAGGAGACGATGGACGGGGCGGGGGAGGAAGGCGCGTTCCTCAACTGCCCGTTCACGAAGGACGAGTACGAGGCGTTCATCGACGCGCTCACCACCGCCGACCAGTTCACGGCGCACGAGTTCGACAGCGTGCCGTACTTCGAAGGGTGCATGCCCGTCGAGGAGATGGCGCGGCGCGGGCGCGAGTCGTTGCGCTTTGGCCCCATGAAGCCCATTGGCCTGCGTGATCCGCGCAGCGACCGGAAGCCGTGGGCGGTGGCCCAGCTGCGCATGGAAGATCGCGGCGGGCGCATGTGGAACCTGGTCGGCTTTCAGACGCGCCTCCGCATTCCCGAGCAGGCGCGCGTGTTCCGCATGATTCCGGGGCTGGCCGAGGCGGAGTTCCTGCGCTTCGGGTCCATTCATCGCAATTCGTACGTGAACGCACCGGCGGCGCTGTCGCCGCATCTGTCGCTGCGCGATGCGCGCACCACGCTCTTCGCGGGGCAGATCACCGGCGTGGAGGGGTACACCGAAAGCAGCGCGACTGGGCTGCTGGCCGGCATCAACCTCTCGCGCATGCTGCGCGGCGAGGACCCGGTGGTGCCGCCGCCGGCCACGATGCTCGGCGCGCTTTACCGATATCTGCGCGAGGCCGACCCGAAGCACTTCCAGCCGATGAACGCCAACTTCGGGTTGCTCGACGAGCTCGAGGGCGTGGAACCGCGGGTGCTCAAGGACAAGACGCGCAAGCGGGAGCTGTTCGCCGAGCGCGCCTTGGCGGCGCTAGCCGCGTGGCGCGCCGAGCATGCGCTTGATGCGGTGGCGGTGGGCTGA